Proteins encoded by one window of Chryseobacterium sp. POL2:
- the rplT gene encoding 50S ribosomal protein L20, producing MPRSVNAVASRARRKKIMKQAKGFFGRRKNVWTVAKNAVEKAMQYAYRGRKEKKRNFRALWITRINAGAREHGMSYSQFMGALKKNNIELNRKVLADLAMNHPEAFKAVVDQVK from the coding sequence ATGCCAAGATCAGTAAACGCTGTAGCGTCTAGAGCGCGCAGAAAAAAAATTATGAAGCAGGCTAAAGGTTTTTTCGGTAGAAGAAAAAATGTTTGGACTGTAGCTAAAAACGCCGTGGAAAAAGCAATGCAATATGCTTACCGCGGTAGAAAAGAGAAGAAAAGAAACTTCAGAGCACTTTGGATTACGCGTATCAATGCGGGAGCTAGAGAGCACGGGATGTCTTACTCTCAGTTCATGGGAGCTCTTAAAAAGAACAACATCGAGCTTAACAGAAAAGTTCTTGCAGACCTTGCAATGAACCACCCTGAAGCTTTCAAAGCTGTTGTAGATCAAGTAAAATAA
- a CDS encoding MmcQ/YjbR family DNA-binding protein, with amino-acid sequence MNAEEIREYCLLKVGVTEDFPFDNETLVFKIGGKIFLLMSLEKQPTTINLKANPDWSIELREEYVQIVSGYHMNKKHWNTIITEGLKRDFLIKLINHSYDLVFASLTKKLREELMNENS; translated from the coding sequence ATGAATGCTGAAGAAATAAGAGAATATTGTCTTTTAAAAGTTGGTGTTACAGAAGATTTTCCGTTCGATAACGAAACTTTGGTTTTTAAAATCGGCGGAAAAATTTTTCTTTTGATGTCTTTGGAAAAGCAGCCCACGACAATCAATCTAAAAGCTAATCCTGATTGGAGTATCGAACTTCGTGAAGAATATGTGCAAATTGTTTCAGGTTATCACATGAACAAGAAACACTGGAATACCATTATAACAGAGGGCTTAAAGAGAGATTTTCTAATTAAATTAATTAATCATTCCTATGATTTGGTTTTCGCATCTTTAACAAAAAAATTGCGTGAAGAACTAATGAACGAAAATTCTTAA
- a CDS encoding bifunctional riboflavin kinase/FAD synthetase, with amino-acid sequence MKIIQDLDQYHSAKPLALSLGMFDGVHRGHFSIIDKLNQIATEKELESGILTFWPHPRKVLNPQDDVLLLNTLDEKIELLDKAGIQNLFLKTFDEAFRNLTGEEFCREILIKKLNVKHLIIGYDHTFGKNKSGNFELLQQLSKELDFQVEQLGPVDFQHQHISSTKIRTALATAHIVEANDMLGYAYSLSGMVIHGKKIGRTIGYPTANIEVPEGKILPKKGAYIVEVWLDNQFYKGMLSIGTNPTVNGEKLSTEVHILNFDGDLYDQIIRVKFREFLHDEIKFEGLEKLIEKLDDDKRLTEEFQF; translated from the coding sequence TTGAAAATCATCCAAGATTTAGATCAATATCATAGCGCAAAGCCACTTGCTTTATCTTTAGGAATGTTCGATGGTGTCCACCGTGGGCACTTTTCCATCATTGATAAACTCAACCAAATTGCCACCGAAAAGGAATTGGAATCTGGCATTTTAACTTTTTGGCCACATCCACGCAAAGTGCTCAATCCACAAGATGATGTATTATTATTAAATACATTGGACGAAAAAATTGAACTTCTTGACAAAGCTGGCATTCAGAATTTATTCTTAAAAACATTCGATGAAGCCTTCCGAAATTTGACAGGAGAAGAATTTTGCCGAGAAATTTTAATTAAAAAACTAAATGTTAAACATCTTATTATAGGATACGATCACACTTTTGGAAAAAACAAAAGCGGTAATTTTGAATTGCTGCAACAACTCTCAAAAGAATTAGATTTCCAAGTTGAACAGCTCGGTCCAGTCGATTTTCAGCATCAACATATTAGCTCGACGAAAATAAGAACGGCCTTGGCAACGGCTCATATTGTAGAAGCTAACGACATGTTGGGTTACGCCTACTCGCTTTCGGGAATGGTCATTCATGGTAAAAAAATCGGTAGAACAATTGGTTATCCTACTGCAAATATCGAAGTGCCCGAAGGAAAAATTCTACCCAAAAAAGGCGCTTATATTGTGGAAGTTTGGTTAGACAATCAATTTTACAAAGGCATGTTGAGCATTGGCACCAATCCGACTGTTAATGGTGAAAAGTTGAGCACCGAAGTGCACATTCTTAATTTCGATGGCGATTTGTATGACCAAATAATTCGTGTGAAATTCCGAGAGTTTTTACATGATGAAATTAAATTCGAAGGTTTAGAAAAACTTATTGAAAAACTAGACGATGACAAACGTCTTACAGAAGAATTTCAGTTTTAA
- the thrS gene encoding threonine--tRNA ligase produces MLKITLPDASIREFDGAVTPLQVAQSISDGLARNTISAIVNGQQTEVDTPITTDSTVQLLTWNDDMGKKAFWHSSAHLLAQAIMEYYPEAKLTIGPAIANGFYYDVDFGDKALSEKDFEMLEKKIIENAKKNSTFNLRHVSKEEALKEYADNPFKTELINNLQDGEITFVTHDNFTDLCRGGHIPATGIVKAVKILNAAGAYWRGDEKNKQLTRVYGISFPKQKELTEYLERLEEAKRRDHRKLGKEMGIFTFSEKVGAGLPLWLPKGAALRKKLENFLSAAQRKQGYEFVISPHIGHKDLYVTSGHYEKYGADSFQPIKTPNEGEEFLLKPMNCPHHCEIYKAQQWSYRDLPKRYAEFGTVYRYEQSGELHGLTRVRGFTQDDAHLFCMPDQLNEEFEKVIDLVLYVFGSLGFEDFTAQISLRDPENKQKYIGSDDNWEKAESAIINAAKAKNLKTVTEYGEAAFYGPKLDFMVKDALGRSWQLGTIQVDYNLPERFDLWYVGNDNEKHRPVMIHRAPFGSMERFIAILIENTAGDFPLWLSPDQFIILPISEKYVDYAKKVSQLLENHDISGLIDERNEKTGKKIRDAEINKIPFMLIVGENEAGNNTISVRRRGEGDLGEMKIEDFVSYFKTESMKGIKPFGENN; encoded by the coding sequence ATGCTTAAAATTACGCTTCCTGATGCTAGCATCAGAGAATTTGATGGAGCAGTGACTCCACTTCAAGTTGCACAAAGTATCAGCGATGGATTAGCAAGAAATACCATCTCTGCAATTGTTAATGGCCAACAGACAGAAGTTGACACGCCAATAACGACCGACTCTACCGTGCAATTGTTGACGTGGAATGATGATATGGGAAAAAAAGCATTTTGGCATTCTTCAGCCCACCTTTTAGCACAAGCCATTATGGAGTATTATCCAGAAGCTAAGTTGACAATAGGTCCTGCGATTGCTAATGGATTTTATTATGATGTAGATTTTGGTGATAAAGCATTGTCAGAAAAAGATTTTGAAATGCTTGAGAAGAAAATCATTGAAAATGCTAAAAAGAATTCAACTTTCAATTTAAGACATGTTTCAAAAGAAGAGGCATTGAAAGAATATGCTGACAATCCTTTTAAAACTGAATTAATAAACAATCTTCAAGACGGCGAAATTACTTTTGTGACGCACGATAACTTTACAGACCTTTGTCGTGGTGGACACATCCCTGCAACAGGAATTGTGAAAGCTGTTAAAATTCTTAATGCTGCAGGGGCTTATTGGAGAGGAGATGAAAAGAACAAGCAATTGACGCGTGTATATGGTATTTCATTTCCAAAACAAAAAGAACTTACCGAATATCTTGAAAGGCTTGAAGAAGCAAAACGTCGCGACCACCGTAAGTTAGGCAAAGAGATGGGGATTTTTACTTTCTCAGAAAAAGTTGGAGCAGGTCTTCCACTTTGGCTACCAAAAGGTGCTGCGCTTAGAAAAAAATTAGAAAATTTCTTATCTGCTGCTCAAAGAAAACAAGGCTACGAATTTGTGATTTCTCCACATATTGGGCACAAAGATTTATATGTAACTTCGGGACATTACGAAAAATACGGTGCTGATAGTTTTCAACCAATAAAAACACCAAACGAAGGGGAAGAGTTTTTATTAAAACCAATGAACTGTCCACACCATTGCGAGATCTACAAAGCGCAACAATGGTCGTACAGAGATCTTCCAAAACGCTATGCAGAATTTGGAACGGTGTATAGATACGAACAATCAGGAGAATTACATGGCTTGACACGTGTACGTGGATTTACGCAAGATGATGCGCATTTATTCTGTATGCCAGATCAGTTGAATGAAGAATTTGAAAAAGTTATAGATTTGGTTCTTTACGTTTTTGGTTCTTTAGGATTCGAAGATTTTACAGCGCAGATTTCTTTAAGAGATCCTGAAAATAAACAAAAATATATCGGTAGCGACGACAACTGGGAAAAAGCAGAAAGCGCCATTATCAATGCTGCAAAGGCTAAAAATCTTAAGACGGTAACAGAATATGGTGAAGCAGCGTTCTATGGCCCGAAGCTGGATTTTATGGTGAAAGATGCATTGGGTAGAAGTTGGCAGCTAGGAACCATTCAGGTAGATTACAACCTACCAGAACGTTTTGACCTTTGGTATGTTGGTAATGATAATGAAAAGCATCGTCCAGTAATGATCCACAGAGCACCATTCGGTTCTATGGAACGTTTTATCGCGATTTTAATTGAAAATACAGCTGGTGATTTTCCATTATGGCTGAGTCCAGATCAGTTTATTATTCTCCCTATTAGCGAAAAATATGTAGACTATGCTAAAAAAGTTTCACAATTGTTGGAAAATCACGATATTAGCGGTCTAATTGATGAGCGTAACGAGAAAACAGGGAAAAAGATTCGCGATGCAGAGATTAACAAGATTCCGTTCATGTTAATTGTAGGCGAAAATGAAGCTGGTAACAATACGATATCGGTAAGAAGAAGAGGCGAGGGCGATCTTGGCGAGATGAAAATCGAAGATTTCGTTTCTTATTTTAAAACAGAAAGTATGAAAGGCATTAAACCTTTCGGCGAAAATAATTAG
- the rpmI gene encoding 50S ribosomal protein L35: MPKLKTKSGAKKRFALTGTGKIKRKNAYKSHILTKKETKQKRNLTQTSYVANVDERSVKRQLAIK; this comes from the coding sequence ATGCCAAAATTAAAAACGAAATCTGGTGCTAAGAAACGTTTTGCTCTTACTGGAACAGGTAAGATCAAAAGAAAAAATGCTTACAAAAGCCACATCTTGACAAAAAAGGAGACAAAGCAAAAGAGAAATCTTACGCAAACTTCTTATGTTGCTAATGTGGACGAGAGAAGTGTTAAACGTCAATTAGCAATTAAGTAG
- a CDS encoding F0F1 ATP synthase subunit epsilon encodes MTIKIITPEYVVFEGSVNSILLPGKQGEFHIFKNHAAIVSALVNGHIKIYTEEISAQYSKYFTKEDEANTAFSFPIRSGVLEFNNDKGIILCE; translated from the coding sequence ATGACAATCAAAATTATAACTCCAGAATATGTAGTATTTGAAGGTTCGGTGAACTCGATTTTATTACCAGGAAAACAAGGTGAGTTTCATATTTTTAAAAACCACGCCGCTATTGTTTCAGCATTAGTGAATGGTCATATAAAAATCTATACCGAAGAAATTTCTGCACAGTATTCTAAATATTTCACCAAGGAAGACGAGGCTAACACAGCATTCTCTTTTCCGATAAGAAGTGGTGTTCTAGAATTTAACAACGATAAAGGAATTATCCTTTGCGAGTAA
- the guaA gene encoding glutamine-hydrolyzing GMP synthase, whose protein sequence is MQNGIIILDFGSQYNQLIGRRIREMEVYSEIIPFNTPLEDILAKQPKGIILSGGPSSVNAEDANLIEKALFEQGIPVLGICYGMQLTAHLLGGKVDKGQKGEYGKANLEIIKENALLKGVSQNSVVWMSHFDEVSTLPQGFELNAKSGVIAAISDPVKNIFCVQFHPEVSHSEEGGKMLENFVFDICKAEKNWQLTNYIETTVASIKEKVGDQKVILGLSGGVDSSVAAVLIQRAIGDQLTCIFVDTGLLRKDEAKKVMENYGEHFHMNIKLVDAADRFLSKLAGVDDPEQKRKIIGNEFIAVFDEESHKIEGAKFLAQGTIYPDVIESQSVKGPSAVIKSHHNVGGLPEDMDFELLEPLRELFKDEVRKVGEELGIPHHLVYRHPFPGPGLGIRVLGAVDAEKVRILQEADDIFIEELYKNDLYEKVSQAFVVLLPVKSVGVMGDERTYEYTAVVRSANTIDFMTATWSKLPYEFLETVSNRIINEVRGINRVAYDISSKPPATIEWE, encoded by the coding sequence ATGCAAAACGGAATTATCATTTTAGACTTTGGCTCGCAGTACAACCAACTCATTGGACGTCGTATTCGCGAGATGGAAGTTTATTCAGAAATCATCCCTTTCAATACACCTTTAGAAGATATTTTAGCCAAACAACCCAAAGGGATTATCCTTTCTGGAGGTCCTAGCTCTGTCAATGCAGAAGATGCCAATTTGATAGAAAAAGCTTTGTTTGAACAAGGTATTCCCGTTTTAGGAATTTGCTACGGTATGCAGTTGACGGCACATCTATTGGGCGGAAAGGTTGACAAAGGCCAAAAAGGAGAATATGGAAAGGCCAATCTAGAAATCATCAAAGAAAATGCTTTATTGAAAGGCGTTTCTCAAAACTCAGTAGTTTGGATGAGCCATTTTGATGAAGTATCAACACTTCCACAAGGCTTCGAACTGAATGCCAAATCAGGCGTTATTGCAGCGATTTCAGATCCTGTTAAAAATATATTCTGCGTACAATTCCATCCCGAAGTATCACACAGTGAGGAAGGTGGTAAAATGTTAGAAAATTTCGTTTTCGACATTTGTAAAGCTGAAAAAAACTGGCAACTTACCAATTATATCGAAACAACCGTTGCTTCAATTAAAGAAAAAGTAGGTGACCAAAAAGTGATTTTGGGACTTTCAGGCGGTGTTGATTCTTCGGTTGCCGCAGTGCTCATCCAGAGAGCCATTGGAGATCAACTGACTTGCATCTTCGTAGATACAGGACTTCTTCGCAAAGATGAAGCTAAAAAAGTGATGGAAAATTATGGCGAGCATTTTCACATGAACATCAAATTGGTTGATGCTGCAGATCGTTTTCTTTCAAAATTGGCTGGCGTAGATGATCCAGAGCAAAAACGTAAAATCATTGGTAACGAATTTATCGCTGTTTTTGATGAAGAATCTCATAAAATAGAAGGCGCAAAATTCTTAGCGCAAGGCACCATTTATCCAGATGTTATCGAATCTCAATCTGTGAAAGGACCTTCAGCGGTTATCAAATCACATCATAATGTTGGGGGACTTCCAGAAGATATGGACTTTGAACTTCTTGAGCCACTTCGTGAACTTTTCAAAGATGAAGTGCGAAAAGTAGGAGAGGAGCTTGGTATTCCGCATCATTTGGTGTACCGTCATCCTTTTCCTGGACCAGGTTTAGGAATTCGGGTTTTGGGTGCTGTAGATGCTGAGAAAGTTAGAATTCTCCAAGAAGCGGACGATATCTTCATCGAAGAACTTTACAAGAATGATCTTTATGAAAAAGTATCTCAAGCTTTTGTGGTTTTGCTTCCCGTAAAATCAGTTGGCGTAATGGGTGACGAGAGAACTTATGAATATACAGCTGTTGTGCGTTCTGCCAATACAATAGATTTTATGACAGCTACTTGGAGCAAGTTGCCTTATGAGTTTTTGGAAACTGTTTCTAATCGAATTATTAATGAAGTCCGCGGAATTAACAGAGTAGCTTACGATATTTCCAGCAAACCACCTGCAACAATCGAGTGGGAATAA
- a CDS encoding GLPGLI family protein: MKKLLLGFSVIGQFAFAQDYHITYNFRFKEDSLSSNYTNKNYVLQVEKDKTKFILKDLISNNKILESNTKMFYNLPMEQVVSHPRNTDDYINYNVIFQNYYSYPSNDPIVWEIKNDTKEENTYKLQKAITRFGGRQWEAWFIPEIPIMEGPFKFRALPGLIYEVKDNNDNFAYELIEVKKLDTTYDTSNIIETHFGIKPIAITRKKFVQLIVDGYKNPYSEYRSMKPGTWSINPDQNRKIDNIKDLDIYAKEVQEQTRKKNNPVELSKAIHFPLK; this comes from the coding sequence ATGAAAAAACTCTTATTGGGATTCAGTGTTATTGGGCAGTTTGCTTTTGCTCAGGATTATCACATCACATATAATTTTAGATTTAAAGAAGATTCTTTATCATCAAATTATACAAACAAAAATTATGTTTTGCAGGTTGAAAAAGACAAAACAAAATTTATTCTTAAAGATCTGATTTCGAATAATAAAATATTAGAGTCTAATACTAAGATGTTCTATAATCTTCCAATGGAGCAGGTTGTTTCTCATCCACGAAATACAGATGACTATATTAATTACAATGTTATCTTTCAAAATTATTATAGTTATCCATCAAACGATCCTATCGTATGGGAAATAAAAAATGACACAAAAGAAGAAAACACTTACAAACTACAAAAAGCAATAACAAGATTCGGAGGACGCCAATGGGAAGCTTGGTTTATCCCAGAAATCCCTATTATGGAAGGCCCTTTCAAATTCCGTGCTTTACCAGGATTAATATATGAAGTTAAAGACAATAACGATAATTTCGCTTATGAATTGATTGAAGTTAAAAAACTTGATACAACCTACGACACTTCCAACATCATCGAAACTCATTTTGGAATAAAACCTATTGCCATTACCAGAAAAAAGTTTGTACAACTTATAGTTGATGGTTATAAAAATCCGTATTCCGAATACAGAAGTATGAAACCTGGCACTTGGAGTATAAATCCAGATCAAAATAGGAAAATTGATAATATAAAAGATTTAGATATTTACGCTAAAGAAGTCCAGGAGCAAACCAGAAAAAAGAATAATCCTGTAGAACTTTCCAAAGCCATACATTTTCCTTTAAAATAA
- a CDS encoding TerC family protein, whose product MHHQHQSIMELHPGLVWGFAIVVIIMLLLDLGIFNKKAHVVSSKEATVWSIVWISLAMAFSGVVYWVFNHDMGGHKLAVEKFTEFQAAYWIEKALSVDNLFVFIMVFNFFRVPKHLHHKVLFWGIIGALIFRAIFIFVGVEIINLTYLPEFELFEQVVKINAVMTIFGFFLLYSGIKSWGGHKESDDDAEDFADNAGARLVKRFYKISKTYDGDKFFTIENGVKMATPLLVVVAVIEFTDVIFAVDSIPAIFAISDDPFILYTSNIFAILGLRSLYFLLANFIYMFSKLSYGLAIILAFIGAKMIVAPWLHVPSPVSLGIVGGILVISVLISFLFPDKPKHADSH is encoded by the coding sequence ATGCATCATCAACATCAAAGCATTATGGAATTGCATCCTGGACTTGTCTGGGGATTTGCAATTGTTGTCATTATAATGCTTCTTTTAGATTTAGGGATTTTCAATAAGAAAGCACATGTCGTATCGTCCAAAGAAGCTACCGTTTGGTCCATTGTGTGGATATCCTTGGCCATGGCATTTTCGGGTGTTGTGTATTGGGTTTTCAATCATGACATGGGCGGACACAAGTTAGCCGTTGAAAAGTTCACCGAATTCCAAGCGGCCTATTGGATAGAAAAAGCATTATCCGTCGATAATTTGTTTGTATTTATCATGGTTTTCAACTTTTTTCGTGTTCCAAAACATTTGCATCACAAGGTTTTGTTCTGGGGCATTATTGGTGCACTTATTTTCCGGGCGATATTTATTTTTGTAGGTGTTGAGATTATTAACTTAACGTATTTACCAGAGTTTGAACTATTTGAACAAGTTGTGAAAATCAATGCTGTAATGACCATTTTCGGATTCTTTTTATTGTATTCTGGGATTAAATCTTGGGGCGGACACAAAGAGAGTGATGACGATGCCGAAGATTTCGCTGACAATGCTGGTGCTAGATTGGTAAAACGTTTTTATAAAATATCAAAAACCTACGATGGTGACAAGTTCTTCACGATAGAAAATGGAGTTAAGATGGCAACGCCACTTTTGGTTGTTGTAGCGGTTATCGAGTTTACAGATGTTATTTTTGCGGTAGATTCTATTCCGGCGATTTTTGCAATTTCGGACGATCCATTTATTCTTTACACCTCTAATATTTTTGCGATTCTAGGACTTCGTTCGTTGTATTTTTTATTGGCAAACTTCATTTATATGTTCAGTAAACTGTCTTATGGATTAGCAATTATCCTTGCTTTCATCGGTGCCAAAATGATTGTTGCGCCTTGGTTGCATGTGCCGTCCCCTGTTTCTTTAGGAATTGTTGGAGGTATTTTGGTAATTTCGGTTCTTATTTCGTTTTTGTTTCCAGACAAGCCAAAACATGCAGATTCTCATTAA
- the infC gene encoding translation initiation factor IF-3 — protein sequence MRRPVQEDLHMINDKIHVKEVRLVGENVEPGVYPTAKAKDIAREQELDLVVISDKSEPFIARILDYKKFLYEQKKKQKELKAKQVKVVVKEIRFGPQTDEHDYEFKKKHAEKFLEEGSKLKTYVFFKGRSIIFKDQGEILLLKLAQELEHVGKVDQLPKLEGKRMIMMMSPKKPAK from the coding sequence ATGCGTCGTCCAGTACAGGAAGATTTGCATATGATTAACGACAAAATCCACGTAAAAGAAGTACGTCTAGTTGGTGAAAATGTCGAGCCAGGCGTATATCCTACGGCTAAAGCAAAAGATATTGCTAGAGAGCAAGAGTTGGATTTGGTAGTAATATCAGATAAGTCCGAGCCATTTATCGCTAGGATTTTGGATTACAAAAAGTTCTTATATGAGCAAAAGAAAAAGCAAAAAGAACTAAAAGCAAAGCAAGTAAAAGTTGTGGTTAAAGAGATTCGTTTTGGTCCTCAGACAGATGAGCACGATTACGAATTTAAGAAAAAGCACGCTGAAAAATTCTTAGAAGAAGGTTCTAAACTTAAAACTTATGTATTCTTCAAAGGACGTTCTATTATCTTTAAAGATCAAGGAGAAATTTTACTTTTAAAACTAGCTCAAGAATTAGAGCATGTTGGTAAAGTGGATCAACTTCCTAAGCTAGAGGGTAAAAGGATGATTATGATGATGAGTCCTAAAAAACCTGCTAAATAA
- the gcvT gene encoding glycine cleavage system aminomethyltransferase GcvT has translation MKKTALYDKHVALGAKMVPFAGFDMPVQYSGVTEEHFAVREKVGLFDVSHMGQFFIEGPQAIDLLQKVTTNNLNTLEDGKAQYSCLPNEQGGIVDDLIIYKMNDEKYFVVVNASNIDKDWNHISKYNTEFGATMTNASDDMALLAIQGPKAVETLQKLTDINLGDIPYYHFTIGTVAGVQDVIISNTGYTGSGGFEIYFKNEDAETLWNAVMKAGTDFGIVPCGLASRDTLRLEKGFCLYGNDIDDTTSPMEAGLGWITKFDKDFVSKDIFAKQKEEGVTRKLVGFELTDKGVPRHDYPVVDAEANVIGKVTSGTQSPMRKIGIGLAYVNTSHNKIGSEIFIQVRNKNIPAKVVKTPFV, from the coding sequence ATGAAAAAAACAGCATTATACGACAAACACGTTGCCTTAGGCGCAAAGATGGTTCCGTTTGCAGGATTTGATATGCCTGTACAATATTCTGGCGTTACAGAAGAACATTTCGCCGTGCGCGAGAAAGTGGGACTTTTCGATGTGTCACACATGGGACAGTTTTTTATTGAAGGTCCACAGGCTATTGATCTTTTACAAAAAGTGACTACCAACAATCTAAATACATTAGAAGATGGCAAAGCGCAATACTCTTGTCTTCCCAACGAACAAGGCGGTATTGTTGACGACCTTATCATTTACAAAATGAATGATGAAAAATATTTTGTAGTTGTTAATGCTTCTAATATCGATAAAGATTGGAATCATATTTCTAAATACAATACAGAATTTGGCGCAACAATGACCAATGCTTCAGATGATATGGCATTGTTAGCAATCCAAGGTCCAAAAGCTGTTGAGACTTTACAAAAATTAACAGATATCAATTTAGGAGACATTCCTTATTATCATTTCACAATAGGTACAGTAGCAGGTGTACAAGATGTTATTATTTCTAATACAGGTTATACTGGTTCTGGCGGTTTCGAAATTTATTTTAAAAACGAAGATGCCGAAACACTTTGGAATGCGGTGATGAAAGCTGGTACAGACTTCGGAATTGTACCTTGTGGACTTGCTTCTAGAGATACTTTGAGATTAGAAAAAGGCTTCTGTCTTTACGGCAATGATATCGATGATACAACATCACCCATGGAAGCTGGATTGGGCTGGATTACAAAATTCGATAAAGATTTTGTGTCTAAAGATATTTTTGCAAAACAAAAAGAAGAAGGCGTTACTAGAAAATTAGTTGGTTTTGAGTTAACAGATAAAGGCGTGCCTAGACATGATTATCCAGTGGTTGACGCCGAGGCTAATGTTATCGGGAAAGTAACTTCTGGTACGCAATCTCCCATGAGAAAAATCGGAATTGGATTGGCTTATGTTAACACATCGCATAACAAAATTGGTTCGGAAATCTTCATCCAAGTAAGAAATAAAAACATTCCTGCAAAAGTTGTTAAAACACCTTTTGTATAA
- the atpD gene encoding F0F1 ATP synthase subunit beta — translation MANQIKGKISQIIGPVIDVVFNEVEELPRIYDALEVVKTGGQNLVLEVEQHIGEDTVRCIAMDATDGLQRGQDVIGTGKQITMPIGEGVNGRLFNVVGDAIDGIQSLSKEGGLPIHRPAPKFDQLTTSAEVLFTGIKVIDLIEPYAKGGKIGLFGGAGVGKTVLIQELINNIAKGHGGLSVFAGVGERTREGNDLLREMLESGIIKYGDEFMHSMENGGWDLSKVDLEEMKDSKATFVFGQMNEPPGARARVALSGLTIAEYFRDGGESGQGRDVLFFVDNIFRFTQAGSEVSALLGRMPSAVGYQPTLASEMGAMQERITSTKNGSITSVQAVYVPADDLTDPAPATTFAHLDATTVLDRKIASLGIYPAVDPLASTSRILAPEIIGQEHYNCAQRVKEILQRYKALQDIIAILGMEELSEEDKLVVYRARKVQRFLSQPFHVAEQFTGIPGSLVDIKDTIKGFNMIIDGELDHLPEACFNLKGTIDEAIEAGEKMLADNKA, via the coding sequence ATGGCAAACCAAATTAAAGGAAAGATTTCACAAATTATTGGACCAGTTATCGACGTGGTTTTTAATGAAGTTGAAGAATTACCAAGAATATATGACGCTCTAGAAGTTGTGAAAACTGGCGGGCAAAACCTTGTTCTAGAAGTTGAGCAACACATCGGAGAAGATACAGTAAGATGTATCGCGATGGATGCAACAGACGGTTTACAAAGAGGACAAGATGTAATAGGAACAGGGAAACAAATCACAATGCCAATTGGTGAAGGTGTTAACGGTAGACTATTTAATGTTGTTGGTGATGCTATCGATGGTATCCAAAGTTTGTCAAAAGAAGGAGGTTTGCCAATTCACAGACCTGCACCTAAATTTGATCAATTAACAACTTCTGCTGAAGTTTTATTTACAGGTATTAAAGTAATCGACCTTATTGAGCCTTATGCAAAAGGTGGTAAAATTGGATTATTCGGTGGTGCTGGTGTAGGTAAAACAGTACTTATTCAGGAGTTGATTAATAATATCGCTAAAGGACACGGTGGTCTTTCGGTTTTCGCAGGAGTAGGTGAAAGAACGAGAGAAGGTAACGACCTTTTGAGAGAGATGTTGGAGTCTGGTATTATTAAATATGGTGATGAGTTCATGCACTCTATGGAAAATGGAGGTTGGGATCTTTCTAAAGTTGATCTTGAAGAAATGAAAGATTCTAAAGCAACATTCGTTTTCGGTCAGATGAATGAGCCACCTGGAGCAAGAGCACGTGTTGCATTGTCTGGTCTTACAATTGCAGAATATTTCCGTGATGGTGGAGAGTCAGGACAAGGTCGTGACGTATTATTCTTCGTAGATAATATCTTCCGTTTTACACAAGCAGGTTCAGAGGTGTCAGCACTTCTTGGACGTATGCCATCAGCGGTAGGTTACCAACCAACCTTAGCATCAGAAATGGGTGCGATGCAGGAAAGAATTACATCGACTAAAAACGGTTCAATTACTTCAGTACAAGCGGTTTATGTACCTGCGGATGACTTAACAGACCCGGCGCCGGCTACAACCTTTGCTCACTTAGATGCAACTACGGTACTAGATAGAAAGATTGCTTCATTAGGTATTTATCCAGCAGTAGATCCATTGGCATCAACTTCTAGAATCTTAGCACCAGAAATTATTGGTCAGGAGCACTATAACTGTGCACAAAGAGTAAAAGAAATTCTTCAAAGATATAAAGCATTACAAGATATCATCGCGATTCTTGGTATGGAAGAACTTTCTGAAGAAGATAAATTGGTTGTTTACCGTGCTAGAAAAGTACAAAGATTCTTATCTCAGCCTTTCCACGTAGCAGAGCAGTTTACAGGTATTCCAGGATCTTTAGTAGATATTAAAGATACAATTAAAGGTTTTAACATGATTATTGATGGTGAGTTAGATCACCTTCCAGAAGCTTGTTTCAACCTAAAAGGAACTATCGATGAAGCTATCGAAGCTGGTGAAAAAATGTTAGCTGATAACAAAGCTTAA